The nucleotide window CCATCTCTATTTCTTGCCACTCCAAACAGACATCatcattcaaattaatttataaactaattaatcttattaaaaatgatattataaaatttcatagaattaatttgagtattcttgatttctctttttaaaataattcacACTGATTTATTTTTCACAAGCATCTCAAAAATTACTTTGCTAAGCTAGGCATTCTTCATTGATAGACTTAGAacccgtttggattggcttaaaagttggttaaacctacttttaagtcagtttttgacttttgaagtgtttggcaaatataaaaaataacttaaaataagtcaaaaatgatttaaaataagttacgaagtgtttggcaaggtaaaaaaatgacttaaaataagtcagaaaCCAAAAATAGatctccccctactttttattttttgacttaaaagtcatttcagtttgattttttatttttgacttaaaaactaccTTTTTAAGCCAATTTAAACTGGCTCTTAAATCTTTATAATGGGTAGGAAtaataacaagaaaaagaaacgtGATTAGCCGGAAGAGTCGAAAACAACAAGTGCCTAGGGGAGAATACGGGCAAAAGTTTCAGTAGGTGGATTTGGAGAGGTGTTGGATTAAATAGggttgaaaattattttttgtcttttaaaattaaaatttttttatagttagATTAGGCCCATGGCCATGTGtcataattttatgtaaattttttaGGAATCTCATAGTGTAAGAAAAAATTACATCCCAATCctactctttttcaatttataaaaattttctAAAATGTCTGTCATTCGGATACATCCCATTACATCACATTTGATACATTATACAACTAGTTTGttgagataaaaaaaagaaattaaatataaaattaaatatcaatttCCCAAATCATGCAAATCATATTGATGTCAGTCTTTTCCAAATAACACttcaaacaattcaaattttaaattttttccctCAAATCTCTCCCAAATcgtaacaaattcaaaaaaagtcgacaattttatatagttatgtatcatatacaaaaaataaaactataaatatgATATACACtgatttatttataaaacaATATTGCATATACTTAACAACATGTGCTATATCACAACATCTGATACATAACTATATTATATACATAACAAAGTTATGTgtcatatacataattatgaatatgatacaaACTGATTTTATTATAAAACATTAGTTTTTATGtatcaataataatatttgatagTGTCTACATATGCATAGCATTCTACTAGTTGAATAAGGCTAGGTGTATGTATTGGTAGTAAAAGATAACAAAATTTGTAATAGTTGTGTATCCAATACATAACTATGAACATGATACATACTAATTTGTGTTTCAGTAAATTAGGGTTAtgtatcaaaacaaatatttgaaaacgATATATTGTACatgataaaattgtaatgtatcataaaGGTGAAACAAAcgaattatacattaatttaagaatcaaaatcaactagatacattaaaagatttgttgaacgcaacaaaaaaatcaacaatttaatctgctaaaagaaaaaaaatgatgaagaaatccTTCCACACTTTCTCCTTTGCTCTGTATCAACTCTTGTAGcttttttcactttcaacaatGACGTCAATCCATGGATCTCAACCCAAAGCCCTTTTCAGAGCCACCAACAACTCTTGATAAATTATCATAATGTTGAAACGAAtgcattatacattaatttcagaaacaaaaacaactagatattttaaaaactaaacCCATATGTATTAGAAAAAACGAAcaacaaaagataaaaaaaaaagttaacaaTCTGAtctattgaaaacaaaaaaatgatgaagCAATCCTTTTACACTTTCTCTTTTGCTCTGTATCAATTCCCGTAGCTTTTTTCCCACTTTCAACAATGGTGTCACCCATGGATCTCGACCCAAATCCTTTACCAAAGCTACCAGCAACTCGACTTTCCCCCTTTTTTGGGGGCGTTTTTTCCACAATCGATTTTAAAGTTGAAGATGTATTCTTCTTCGACTCGTAGatgaaaaagctaaaaaaatCGATACCTGATgaagtggaaagaaaaaaatggatgaaGAAGAACTACCTCTTCATAACTTGCAATCAATCggaaagagaaaagatttgaaattaaaaaatagggTGATGGAGATAATTGGTGATACCATGAAGTGATTTTAGGcgtgaaaaaaggaaaaaaaatcttgGGGTGATAGTTTACGGTGATGTATCCGGAAAAGTGAGAGAAattgtgaaaaagaagaatttttacatttttttggaaTGATAgggaaaagtaaaaaatatggtaaaaaaaaaagaaggatatgtagttaggtaatttttcataatttgattcataACTTTTTAAAGATATTGCATGTGAGTTATacacacaatattttttttatgttggttGTCATTTTGTGCTTGATAGATACATATTCGTTAATATTAGAGTCTAATAGGTATTTATCCTAGTTGAAGTGTCTAATTGAATTATACGACAATATTAAGAGACCGTAAATGACTTAAGCcgaaaaataaacaagaaaaacatttttaatagaaaaatctcaccatagaaataaaaataaaatttcaattggTGAATCATACAAGTAAAACCAACAATATTTTATTGGGGtatcatatataaatttttatacaattttaaaataaaatttcaattggTGAATCATACAAATAAAACCAACAATTTTTAATTGGGgaatcatatataaatttttatacaatgttaaaataaaatttcaattggTGAATCTTACAAATAAAACCAACAATTTTTAATTGGgaaatcatatataaatttttatacaagtttaaacaaaaattttaacagactattattatataatcaatacttataacaatactCTAGTTGCTATCTTAATTTAAAATGTTATCTCTGTTGTGCTTATTAATCTCGCGAacatgataaaattaaattaaaaaacgAAATGTGTACAAATTGATTCGAATATCATcgttataaaaattaaaataaaaaattcatcaaatgaatataaaaatagataaacaagagtcaattttttttaaaaaaaaaattacactttcTTTATATGGATATTCCCATCATAATTTAATTGTCAGAAAATTGTATATTGAATCGGACACTATAAATTGCCAAAATTTCTTAATCTAATAAGCAATAATAGagacttttacttttattttattcaagagttccttaataaacaaaaataacatttttaatagaactttttcactttacaagtaaaataaaatttcaaaagggaaaattatgcaTCTACTAgactactaataataatatcaagTAAATCAACATTTTCAGTAGGGAAAGCGTACCtttctagaaaatataaatttatataagttGAAACATAAATCTTGATATGGAGTAATATTACATAATTAATACCCTATCCTAATTTCAAAATGTTATCTACGAGAAGTATAATAATAGATAAActtcaaagaaataaaattaagaaaatcatccTATCTctatatcataatttaaatgtaaaagAGTTTTAAATTGAATTGTACACTATGAAGAGTGACATTTCATAATCAAATAAATAGTTGACACATACCTTAATGGACTTGAAAATTCACAAACATGGTAAAAAATTTAAGAGCTAAACTTCCTTCTTTTggatgattttttatttttttttggttgtgtttttATTGAGTAAATATCTTAAAATGTCACTTAAGTATGTAAAATTATTtgagaaagtcactcaacttagttttgtatcaataaagtcattcaatttatgaatttcttttataaagtCACTCAAGTTAAACTAATTTTTCTACAAATTCATTCtacccaaaagaaaaaagagataatTGCACAAATCACCCTTCAAGTCtagttttttaatatttacttCCATTGTAgtttataatattatgtttatctctcttatttatttatttttaaataataattgtcttaacttaattaattgggatatattaatatcattaattttattctaaatatttttatattaaaatattaaaattgtcgAACAGGAACTTAACAACGTTTTTAATTAGCCTATAAACAGTAGtcttacaaaatattttccctttaaattaatgttttcttttattttttaaaaaagattaaaaaaaaaatatttttttagataatttcACGTTTGTGATTAATgcattttctattttcttttcttattatacGATCCtatcaacaataataattattccttttatttatttttatttatccacataatattttaaaaataaatttatgagcACAAAAAgtgattaaattatttgtagAGTTCAAAacttatttacttaattatggtTATGATATTGGTTAATATGATATAGTCTTGacgtttaaaatttaaataagacatATGTCTCTCATCAAGATGTGTATTTGACTAGAAGAAAAGAGTAATGGAGgagggggggggaggggggggaggGAGCCAAATCCctatttttatattcatattaattaggttaaaaaaataattattaataaaaatataagagaggtaagtataatattataaactaaaatgaaagtAATTAGTATTACAAAACTAAACTTGATGGGTGGTTTATGCAATTATCTCTTATATCTTTTGGTTATAatgattttctagaaaaataatttaacttgaatgactttataaaagaaaatccgTTGAGTGACTTTATTAATACAAAACCAAGTTTGAGTGACTTTCTTAAATAATTTCACATATTTGAATAACATTTTGGGATATTTACTCTGTTTTTATTCAATGCCATCATCATTGAATTAACTAATCAAACAAATTTATACACTATGCATACCAAATATagtgaaaatttaaattttaaaaaaaaatcaattatggCAAGAATCTTTTAAACTAGtaattttttgttataaatatGAGATATCTAAACTCAAAAACTTCACAACCAaaatctctcttttcttctcttgatagatcaaaaaaaaaataatacatttgtTTAAATAGTTAATCATGTCTTTGGGCGGAATAGTGGATGCCATCGTTGGAAACAATGATGGGGAAAAGGTGAAAGGAAGAgtgattttgatgaaaaaaaatgttttagacTTCACTGATATACGTGCTTCAGTTGTTGATGGGGTTGCTGATTTACTTGGCCAAAAAGTCTCTATCCAATTGATAAGTGGTTCTGTTAATGCTGGTTAGTAAAAGTTTCTAAttcttttaacaaaaaaaaaaaaaattaattaagtttgcCTTTTTACGtattgaaatcaaatcaaactaattaagttGAGGTTTCATTTGCAGCAGATGGTTTGGAAGGGAAACGCAGCAATCCAGCATACTTAGAGAGTTGGCTTACACACATCACCCCAATAATAGCAGGGGAATCAACTTTTAGTGTCACTTTTGATTGGGATCACAAAGAGTTTGGAGTTCCAGGAGCATTCATTATCAAGAATCTTCATCTTAATGAGTTCTTCCTCAAGTCACTCACACTCGAAGATGTTCCTAATCATGGAAACATCCATTTTGTCTGCAATTCTTGGGTTTATCCTTCTTTTAGATACAAGTCTGACCGCATTTTCTTTGCGAATCAGGTACATTTAATTCATTCATAAAGAATGTATGTGTCTAAACACGTATTTGCATTGCCGTAATTATGGTATGTTCTTCAGGCTTATCTCCCAAGTGAAACACCAGAACCATTGCGAAATTACAGAGAAAATGAACTAGTGGTTTTAAGAGGAGATGGTACTGGAAAGCTTGAAGAATGGGACAGGGTTTATGACTATGCTTGTTACAATGACTTGGGTGATCCAGATAAGGGCGAAGAGTATGCTAGGCCTATCCTTGGAGGGTCCTCTGAGTACCCGTATCCTCGTAGAGGCAGGACAGGCCGCAAACCAACCAGAACAGGTTAAGGCATTCGcaaaactttatatttttgtaactCAACAAGTATATTAATCTCAAGTTTTACTATCtacattttcatatttaattttttagaacTCTTTTGTTCTCTGCAGATCCTAATTGTGAGAGCAGGAACCCATTGCTTATGACCTTAGACATGTATGTGCCAAGGGACGAGCGATTTGGTCATGTGAAGAATTCAGACTTCTTGACATTTTCCTTAAAATCCATTTTGCAAACTCTTCTCCCTGAGTTTAAGGCTTTGCTCGATAACACGCCTAATGAGTTTGATAGCTTTGCGGATGTACTTAATCTCTATGAAGGAGGAATCAAGTTGCCTGAAGGCCCTTTGTTGAAGACCATTACTGATAGCATTCCCTCGGAGATACTAAAAGACATCCTTCAAACTGATGGTCAAGGCCTACTTAAGTACCCAATTCCTCGAGTTATTCaaggtatttatttatattcctACATGATCAAAAGCATTTTCACAAGTATTATTTCTCACGCCTTCACCTTTTGTAACCTAAATATGTTGGTATTTAGACGATAAAACTGCATGGAGGACGGATGAGGAATTTGGGAGAGAAATGTTAGCGGGAATCAATCCGGTCGTAATCAGTAGACTCCAAGTAAGCTTAATTCATCTAAATTTCAACTCTTTGAAGATATCAAGATCTTGCTTAAGTTCACTtctattttcatgatatttCCTTACACATTTTGAAGATATTGGCTTATCTAATGTCTGCAGGAATTCCCTCCGAAGAGCAAGTTGGATCCAACCATATATGGAAACCAAAACAGTACAATTACCACAGAACATGTACAGGATAAGTTGGATGGATTAACAGTGGATGAGGTATATTACTTCTGTTTCGCTACTAGCTAGATTCTTTGATCAAGTTTTCTGACAAAAACTGATACTCTTAACAGGCAATCAAGACTAACAGGTTATTCATATTGAACCACCATAACATCGTGATGCCATTATTGAGGAAAATTAACATGTCAGCAAACACAAAAGCCTATGCCTCAAGAACTCTGCTCTTCCTACAAGATAATAGAACTTTGAAGCCACTAGCTATTGAACTAAGCTTGCCACATCCAGACGGAGATCAATTTGGTACTGTTAGCAAAGTATATACACCAGCTGACAAAGGTGTTGAAGGTTCTATCTGGCAGTTGGCCAAAGCCTATGTAGCAGTGAATGACATGGGCATTCATCAGCTCATTAGCCACTGGTAAAAATTGTCAGAAAGATTTATATGAAACACAACTTACCCATAAACAAATTCAATGTATTATTTAGTAATTGGAGACATTTGTTGTTACCTTTCCAGGTTGAATACACACGCGGTGATCGAACCATTTGTGATTGCAACAAATAGGCAACTAAGTGTGCTTCATCCTATTCATAAACTTCTTTATCCTCATTTCCGTAACACGATGAACATAAATGCTTTAGCAAGAGAGACCTTGGCCAATTGTGGTGGTTTTGTTGAGACGTATCTTTTTCCTGCCAAATATTCCATGGAAATGTCAGCAGCAGCTTACAAAGATTGGGTTTTCAATGAACAAGCACTTCCTGCTGATCTCATCAAAAGGTAACAAAAATCTCATACTCTGTACTAAATAATACagaacataaatttatgttttgtcGTCTTGCTAACCTGACCATAATGTTGTTCAATTACAGAGGAGTGGCTGTTGAGGACTCGAGCTCCCCACATGGCATTCGTTTACTGATTCTGGACTATCCATATGCTATTGATGGCTTGGAAATTTGGGCAGCAATCAACAGTTGGGTAACAGAATATTGCAAGTTCTATTACAAATCTGATGAGACAGTACAGAAAGACACTGAACTCCAAGCTTGGTGGAAGGAGCTCCGCGAAGAAGGACATGGCGACAAGAAAGATGAGGCTTGGTGGCCTAAAATGCAAACTCGACAAGAGCTCATAGATTGTTGCACCATCATTATATGGATAGCTTCAGCACTTCATGCAGCAGTCAATTTTGGCTTATACTCTTACGCTGGTTTTCTCCCTAATCGCCCTAGTTTAAGCTGGAATTTGATGCCAGAGCCAGGAAGTGCTGAGTATGAAGAGCTCAAGACAAATCCAGACAAGGTATTCCTCAAAACATTTGTTCCTCAGTTGCAGACACTGCTTGAAATGTCCATCTTTGAGGTCTTGTCAAGGCATGCTTCAGATGAGGTTTACTTGGGACAAAGGGACTCACCTGAATGGACAAAGGATAAAGAACCACTTGTAGCTTTTGAGAGGTTTGTAAAGATGCTGAATGATATCGAGAATCGAATTATGATAATGAATAGTCATAAGAGTTGGAAGAACAGGTCAGGGCCTGTTAAAGTTCCATATACTTTGCTCTTCCCCAAAAGTCAAGAAGGACTCACAGGCAAAGGAATTCCCAACAGTGTGTCTATATAGAACTTATTATTGAATCCGTTTGTTGTGCTTGTTTCTTGTTATTCCCAACCAAATAAACTCTTTGTTCCAAATAAAGAGTATTGTATTGTGTTGTGTtggttgtattgtattgttggtttaaatacaatgtttgttGTACTTATTTCTCGTTATTCCCAACCAAATAAACTCTTTGTTTCCAAATAAAGTTGTAGTTggttttatttttcatcttctttttgctAATTTAACAAGGAAATTTATATGCTCACTACACTAGGAAGTTACAAAAGTTGCAATCTGTTGAACCTGGACATACCAATCTATTGGATAGATATGATTACATTGaaagtaaatttaaaatatgatgCAACTTAGGGGTGGGAGTTCGGTTTTATCAAacttcggttcggtttttggtttTCGGTTTTAGAAAAATGTGCACCGTATATTAAACCAAACTAATTCAGTTCGGTTCGATTTAGTTCGGTGTTTTTAAATAGGTTTTTtggtgtgaatgaaaaataaaataaggataaagtataagatacttagaaatttaaaactatgTTAAGGAATGATGCATATCACCGTGGAACACTTATTGTGCTAACTAAAAGACTATATTTGTCTTTATCAAAAACATTATTGTGCCTCCAACAATTTATCGAGAAAACAAGTATGAAGATGGTTCCTTTACATAATGTACATTGATAGATATGTTTGAGTTTCTCTtggaaattaatatatatttcaagGTAACTATTGAATTGTACATTTGGTCATGTTACTTTGATTTGTTTATGAATGATTTAATTGttgattgaatttttaatttttagttaagagaatgcccatatatatatatatatatatatatatataattttttaatttttataaataaaagttcGGTTTTTCGATGCACCAAAGTTTTGAGACCCTTACACCGAACCAAAGAACCAAACTTCCGAAAAAATAACACCGACACCTAACCGAAAAACGGAAGAACCGAAACCAAAGAACCGAATTAGTTCGGTTCAATTCGGTTTTTAGATTTTCCGGTATTTATGCCCACCCCTAATGCAACTATATATATGTGAAGGGTCTCAAGTCGGTAGTTTAAACCTTAAGGGATGAGTCGTCTCTTTATATTGTCTTGAACAGTTCTCCTCACTAGAACTTATTTTTGTGGTTGAGTTAAGCTCAAAATCCATTTTCTTAACAATCAATGACATACATTATATgccacattaaaaaaaaactaagaaaaaatattatttttttcttcaatggatATGGttaaaattcattgaaaaaCACACAAGCGAGGTAATATACAAAGTATGGGAAAGAAAGAAGGTGGTTTGGAGAGTGAAATATTTTAGTTGAAATCGTGTTGAAAAATTTCTCcgtgatacatgtatctcatcTACATAGAGGTATACTTGAAAGCTTGGCTCAAATTTAAATCCAAAGAACCTTAAATCTCCACCAAATCATTCCAAAATTGAGATTCGAACTCCTTTAAGATATACCCAATCTATTCTAACAACACACGCTAGAAACAAATtccaatttcaaaaaatcaatacaatacaaatggtaataaccatccaaacaagctgTTACAGAACAGAAATAACTTACAACATTATTACACCCTTTATTGTAATTGGaactttcattaaaaaaaaaagagagattttATTTGGTGTTAATAACAGAATACTAAGAAACAACATCAACAAACAATAATAAGTTCTATATAGACACACTGTTAGGAATTCCTTTACCAGTGAGTCCCTCTTCACTTGTGGGGAAGAGGGAAGTATATGGAACTTTAACAGGCCCTGACCTGTTCTTCCATTTTTTATGATCACTATTCATCTGTAAAATCTGATTCCCGATATCACTCAGCTTCTTTCCAAACCTCTCAAAAGCTAAAAGTGGTTCTTGATCCTTTGTCCATTCAGGTGAGTCCCTCTGTCCGAGGTAAAGTGTATCCGAACTATGCCTTGACAAGACCTTTAAGATAGAAATTTCAAGCAGTGTCTGCAGCGGAGGAACGGTTGTTTTGAGGAATACCTTATCTGGATTTGTCTTGAGCTCTTCATATTCAGGACTTCCTGGTTCTGGCATGAACATTCGGCTTAAACTAGGGCGATTAAGGAGGTAACCAGCATAAGGGTATTGCCCAAAATTGACTGCTGCATGAAGTGCTGAAGCTATCCATATTGTGATGGTGCAAGATTCTATGAGCTCTTGTCGAGTTTGCATTTTAGGCCACCAAGGCTCATCTTTCTTGTCACCATGTCCTTCTTCGCGGAGTTCCTTCCACCATGCCTGGAGTTCACTGTCTTTCTGTACCGTGTCATCTGATTTGTAATAGAAGTTGCAGTATTCTGTCACCCAACTTTTGATTGCTGACCAGATTTTTAACCCATCAACAGCATATGGATAGTCTTGAATTAGTAAGCGAATGCCATGTGGGGAGCTCGAGTCCTCAACGGCCATTCCCCTGAAAGTCAgtaaattatattgtattagtGAATTTATATAGAGATGATTGAGTATAAAGTTAATAAGTGCTTTGTGTCTTTTCACTAACCTTTGGATGAGATCAGCAGGAAGTGCTTGTTCAGGGAAAATCCAGTTTTTGTAAACTACTGCTGACATTTCCATGGAATATTTAGCAGTAAAAAAAGTCAACTCAACAGTTCCGGCACTATTGATCAACTGATGTCTTCCTAAAGCATTTATGTTCATCTTGTCACGAAAATGAGGAAGGAGAAGCTTATGAATAGGGTGAAGCACACTTAGTTGCCTATTTGTTGCAATCACAAATGGCTCAATCACTGCATGTGTATTCAACCTGAGAAGGTAATAATAAATGTATCCAATTACTTTTACACAAATCATATATTGAATTTGGTTATGGGTAAGTTGTGTTTCATATAAAGGTTTTTGACAGGTTTTACCAGTGACTGATGAGCTCATGAATGCCCGAGTCATTCACTACTGCATAGGCTTTGGCCAACTGCCAGATAGAACCTTCAACACCTTGATCAGATGGTGTATACACTTTGCTAACAGTACCAAATTGATCTCCATCTGGATGTGGCAAACTTAGTTCAATTGCCAGTGGCTTCAAAGTTCCATTATCTTGCAAGAAAAGCAAAGTTCTTGAGGCATAAGTTTCTGTGTTTGTCGTCGTGTTAATTCTCCTCAAGTATGGCATAACGATGTCATGGTGGTTCAATATGAATAGCATGTTTGCCTTGATTGCCTGTTAAATATTGCCAACTCTTTGTCAACAACTAACATTTGTCACTGCAATCTTCTCACTTAAGTTGAATGAGCAATTTAGCTAGTATCAAgctaaaattattaattacctCATCAACTGTTAGTCCATCCAACTTATCCTCTATCTGCTCTCTGGTAATTGTACTGTTTTGGTTGCCATATATGTTAGGATCCAGATTGCTTTTCGGAGGAAATTCCTACAGATATTAGGTAAGCCAGCATCTTCAAAATGTGTAAAGAGATAATCACAATATTAGAAGTAAACTTAAGCAAGATCTTGATATCCCCAAAGAGTAGCAATTCAGATGAATTAAAGCTTACTTGGAGTCTAGTGATTAAGACGGGATTGATTCCCGCCAACATTTCTCTCCCAAATTCTTCATCCGTCCTCCATGCAGTTTTATCCTCTAAAATACACCAATATTTAGATTACCAAAGGTGaggtcataaaaaataatacttttgaTCATGCAGAAATTAAGATAAATACCTTGAATAACTTGAGGAGTTGGGAACTTGAATAGGCCTTCACCATCAGAATGAAAGATGTCTTTTAGAATCTCCAAAGGAATA belongs to Solanum stenotomum isolate F172 chromosome 1, ASM1918654v1, whole genome shotgun sequence and includes:
- the LOC125876961 gene encoding probable linoleate 9S-lipoxygenase 5 isoform X2, translated to MHAITGKDYGKKVKGKVVLMKKNVLDFTDIKAAVVDEVVELLGEKVSFQLISSSVFDDPEGKRSNPAYLENWLTNITPIIAGESTFSVTFDWDRNEFGVPGAFIIKNFHLNEFFLKSLTIEDVPNHGKIHFVCNSWVYPAFRYKSDRIFFANQAYLPSETPEPLQKYRENELVTLRGDGTGKLEEWDRVYDYAYYNDLGDPDKGEEYARPVLGGSSEYPYPRRGRTGREPTKTDPNCESRIPLFMSLDVYVPRDERFGHLKMSDFLTFYLKSIVQSLLPAFKALFDNTPNEFDSFEDVLKLYEGGIKFPQGPLLKDINDSIPLEILKDIFHSDGEGLFKFPTPQVIQEDKTAWRTDEEFGREMLAGINPVLITRLQEFPPKSNLDPNIYGNQNSTITREQIEDKLDGLTVDEAIKANMLFILNHHDIVMPYLRRINTTTNTETYASRTLLFLQDNGTLKPLAIELSLPHPDGDQFGTVSKVYTPSDQGVEGSIWQLAKAYAVVNDSGIHELISHWLNTHAVIEPFVIATNRQLSVLHPIHKLLLPHFRDKMNINALGRHQLINSAGTVELTFFTAKYSMEMSAVVYKNWIFPEQALPADLIQRGMAVEDSSSPHGIRLLIQDYPYAVDGLKIWSAIKSWVTEYCNFYYKSDDTVQKDSELQAWWKELREEGHGDKKDEPWWPKMQTRQELIESCTITIWIASALHAAVNFGQYPYAGYLLNRPSLSRMFMPEPGSPEYEELKTNPDKVFLKTTVPPLQTLLEISILKVLSRHSSDTLYLGQRDSPEWTKDQEPLLAFERFGKKLSDIGNQILQMNSDHKKWKNRSGPVKVPYTSLFPTSEEGLTGKGIPNSVSI
- the LOC125876961 gene encoding probable linoleate 9S-lipoxygenase 5 isoform X1, which encodes MHAITGKDYGKKVKGKVVLMKKNVLDFTDIKAAVVDEVVELLGEKVSFQLISSSVFDDPENGSEGKRSNPAYLENWLTNITPIIAGESTFSVTFDWDRNEFGVPGAFIIKNFHLNEFFLKSLTIEDVPNHGKIHFVCNSWVYPAFRYKSDRIFFANQAYLPSETPEPLQKYRENELVTLRGDGTGKLEEWDRVYDYAYYNDLGDPDKGEEYARPVLGGSSEYPYPRRGRTGREPTKTDPNCESRIPLFMSLDVYVPRDERFGHLKMSDFLTFYLKSIVQSLLPAFKALFDNTPNEFDSFEDVLKLYEGGIKFPQGPLLKDINDSIPLEILKDIFHSDGEGLFKFPTPQVIQEDKTAWRTDEEFGREMLAGINPVLITRLQEFPPKSNLDPNIYGNQNSTITREQIEDKLDGLTVDEAIKANMLFILNHHDIVMPYLRRINTTTNTETYASRTLLFLQDNGTLKPLAIELSLPHPDGDQFGTVSKVYTPSDQGVEGSIWQLAKAYAVVNDSGIHELISHWLNTHAVIEPFVIATNRQLSVLHPIHKLLLPHFRDKMNINALGRHQLINSAGTVELTFFTAKYSMEMSAVVYKNWIFPEQALPADLIQRGMAVEDSSSPHGIRLLIQDYPYAVDGLKIWSAIKSWVTEYCNFYYKSDDTVQKDSELQAWWKELREEGHGDKKDEPWWPKMQTRQELIESCTITIWIASALHAAVNFGQYPYAGYLLNRPSLSRMFMPEPGSPEYEELKTNPDKVFLKTTVPPLQTLLEISILKVLSRHSSDTLYLGQRDSPEWTKDQEPLLAFERFGKKLSDIGNQILQMNSDHKKWKNRSGPVKVPYTSLFPTSEEGLTGKGIPNSVSI